The genomic region TCGAGCGGGCGCACGAACACCATCGGCGTGATCGCACCCTGGGTGACCCGCTGGTACTTCACCGCCCTGATCGACGGGGTGAACTCGGTCGTGTCGCCGAGTGGTTTCGACATGTTGCTGTTCGGGACGGACACCGACCAGCAGGTGAGCGCCGCCAAACTCAGCACCATGACGAAACGGGTCGACGGCCTGGTGGTGCTCTGTCTCCCGGAGCTCGCCCACCAGGCCTCCGCGCTCGCCCAACCGCCGAAGGTGGTGCTGGTCGGCGCCACCCCGCCGGACCTGGTGACCGTTGCCATCGACGACGGGGAGGTCGGCCGGCTCGCCGGGCGGCACCTGATTGCCCTCGGACATCGCCGGATCGGGTACGTGGGCATGGAGACGGTGAGCCCGCGCATCCTGCCGGTCGCCCAGGTGCGACATCGGGGTCTGCTGGAGGTCATGGGGCAGGCGGGGCTGACGATGGACTCCGGCGACGTCATCAGCTGTGAACTGTCGGTGGCCGGCGGTGAGGCGTCGGCCGAAGCACTGTGCGCGCGCGCCGACCGACCGACCGCCGTGGTGGCCGTCAGCGACGAGATCGCGATGGGCCTGATCCACCGGCTGCGGTTGCTCGGCGTCCGGGTTCCCGAGGACATTTCGGTGGTCGGTGTGGACGGCCACGAGATGTCGAGGGTGTTCGGCCTGACCACCGTCGTCCAGCCGGTCCGGGAACAGGGTGCGATCGCCGTGCGGCTGCTGATGGATGCCCTGGCCGGAGCGGCGACCGAGTCGGTCCTGACGCCCGTCACGCTCGCGGTCCGTAGTACGACTGCGCCGCCGTCCATCCCTGCCGGTGCGTCGAACCGCACCCACCGGACCGGCGTCCGCCACTGAGACAGGTCGCGATCTGACGAATCTCGTCTCTACTCGTCCCTCGGTCGCTCGATCACCGTGGGGACGACGATGGGCCCCGGACCTGGCGGCCCGGGCCCATCGTTTCGTCGGGGTGACAGGATTTGAACCTGCGACCTTCCGCTCCCAAAGCGGACGCGCTACCAACCTGCGCCACACCCCGATACCGCACTGCGTGTTGCTGTACTGACCTGCGGGTCGGCTTGCACCGCCCGCCCGGCTGGGCTGTCCCGCTCGACCCGCGCGGCATGGTGGCGTGCCGAGTCGGGCTAAGATGGTCGGGCACTTCCAATGCGGACCACCCCGCTGCGGAGAGCAACGCGGATGTAGCTCAATGGTAGAGCCTCAGTTTTCCAAACTGATGACGCGGGTTCGATACCCGTCATCCGCTCCGACCGTCATCTCGAGCCCGGCCCGCCCGGACCCGAGCGTGGCGTCGCGGTGCGCGAGCACCACAGGCCTGCCGCACGACGGCGGGCGACACAGGCACATCGCATCCCCCCGAGGAGACATCAGCGTGAAGAGCAGCGTCGAGCACCTGAACCCCACCAGGGTGAAGTTGACCGTGGAGGTGCCGTTCTCGGAGCTCGATCCGCAGTTCGACGCCGCCTACAAGGCGATGGCCGGGCAGGTGAACATCCCCGGCTTCCGCAAGGGCAAGGTCCCGCCGAAGATCCTGGAATCCCGCATCGGTCGCGGCGCGATCCTGTCCGAGGTCGTGAACGACGCGATCCCGACCAAGTACGGCGAGGCCGTCGAGGCCAACAACCTCACCCCCCTCGGTCAGCCGGACATCGAGGTGACCAAGCTCGAGGACAAGGTGACGCTCGAGTTCACCGCCGAGGTCGACGTGCGGCCGGAGATCACGCTGCCGGCGATCAACGAGATCACCGTGACTGTCGACGACATCTCGATCACCGATGACGACGTCGAAGAGC from Nakamurella sp. A5-74 harbors:
- a CDS encoding LacI family DNA-binding transcriptional regulator, coding for MARAARVSPATVSRALRGLPGVSDATRTQVQEAAARLGYSASPAASSLSSGRTNTIGVIAPWVTRWYFTALIDGVNSVVSPSGFDMLLFGTDTDQQVSAAKLSTMTKRVDGLVVLCLPELAHQASALAQPPKVVLVGATPPDLVTVAIDDGEVGRLAGRHLIALGHRRIGYVGMETVSPRILPVAQVRHRGLLEVMGQAGLTMDSGDVISCELSVAGGEASAEALCARADRPTAVVAVSDEIAMGLIHRLRLLGVRVPEDISVVGVDGHEMSRVFGLTTVVQPVREQGAIAVRLLMDALAGAATESVLTPVTLAVRSTTAPPSIPAGASNRTHRTGVRH